A stretch of DNA from Spirosoma endbachense:
CGATCCTGCATAAAATAGCGCTGCCGTTTGTCGGCTTCCGGAAGGCGTTCATCCAGAAAAGGCAACAGCCGATCTGTCGATCGATCCAACTGACCATACGCGAATTGGTAGCGGGCATACGTCCGTCCCTGCTGATCTACATACAAATGCGAAAGGGATGTCTTGGGTAGGTATGAATGAAACTGTTTAACACTAGGGTTAAATTTCCGGAGGCCGTAGCCACTGGTCCCTGCCCAGATATTGCCCGTCTTATCCCGGAGAACGGTGGTAATTGCAAACAGATTAGGGGGAAACTGTACAAACGCATCGCCGACGGTCAGGCTGTCTTTACCAAACAGCTGGGAAGCTGACAGTAGCCACAAGTGACTGACCGTTGAGATGGCCAGGGTATTTTTATCAATAGATTTGATACGTACACCGTAGGGAGACGAGTTGGGCAATGCAATCGTTTTTGAATAGCCCCGATGCCAGCATTTGATTTGTTGACCGGTGCTGACAAACAGAAAATCCTGAATGGGATCTTCATAAAGATCAAAAATGGTTGGCGTCTCGCCGACAAACAGATTAAGTTTCGAAAATGAAGCCGGATTGCGCCAATTAAACGCATACACGCCATTATCCACACCGGTTATTCCCTGGCCATTGGCTTTAAAACTGAAATGAAAGTGGGGTTGATTTATTTGCTCACTATTCAGGCGAAGGGAAATTAGCTGGATTTGCTTTGTAAAGTTGGCCTGATCGGGAAACCCCTGCTGAAGCGATGCCGGTAACTGAATTTTGAACGACCTTCCTACCGAAGTACTTACCCAGATATTGCCTTCGGGGTCTTCGTCGAGCAATTGAACTTCATGATTATTGGACTTTGTCGACGACTCATCACCAAGCGTAATGTGGTAAAATCGCTGGGTCCGGTCATCGTAGAGATTAAGACCTTTGTTGAGTGTACCGATCCAAAGCCGTCCATGTCGATCCAGTAGTAAAGCCGAACAGGCATTGTCGGAAATACTGTAGTCATTATAGGGGTCATGGGTGAATACCTTGAAATTATGCCCATCATAACGATTGAGCCCATCTTTAGTGGCTACCCACAGAAACCCTTTCTGATCCTGCTTCAGATCGAAGATCATTCCCTGCGACAGGCCATCCGAAATGGTAAGCTCCTGCCAGCCTTTAAGCTGGGCAAACAGGGTAAACGGAAGTAGAAAAAAGAGGAAAAAGACTACACGCATTTACAATGCCAAATTTACGGCCAATAATACGTAAATATGGCCATCTCTGAGTGACTCTCAGCAATAAACGTTCCATTGTAAACCCGGCGAACAAGATCATTCGGTAGATTTGTATAACCTGCAGTATTTTACCTTAAAAGCCCCGGTGTAGCACACTGATGTTGATCCGTCCGTTTAAAAGCTCTGATTCTGGCCAGCTGCTGGCTGCGTTCCGAAAGAACATACCAACGGCATTTGGTGTGAATGAACTGGGTGAGTACGCTGAATTTCTCCGAACAAATACGGATCCTTATTTCGTGGCCGACCACGACGGGCAAGTGGTTGGTGCCTGTGGCCACTATATAACTTCGGATGGGCAGGTTAGCCGGATTTGCTGGATTCTTACCGATCCGGATGCGAAGGGTTTAGGGGTTGGAAAAGCCTTATTAGCGTATAATCTCGGGCTTATTCGCCAACGATCAGGAAGTCAGCTTGTGGAATGCCGAACCTCTCAGGTCGCGTACCAATTTTTCGAGAAATCAGGCTTTCAGCTTCAGTATACCGAGCCGAATGTCTGGGCTCCGGGCCTTGATCTCTACTTCATGACGCTCAATTTGCAGTAGGCAATACACTGTGAGATTGTCGATTGATTACAAACCTATAAGCCGGGCCGCCGATGCGGTTTTTGAAACCGCATCGGCGGCCCGGCTTATAGGTTTAAATTGGCTGAGTACTAGCTTATTTATGATAGACCAGTACTGGTACTGTCGATTTTTCGATCAGGCGCGCAGTGTGGTTCGGATGGAGTAGGTTGTCCAGAAAACCCGATTGTGGATATAGCTGCATGACAATCAGGTCAGTATGGGCGTTATCGAGTTGATCGTCCGTTAAAACCGAAAGGTGTGCATCAAATGCTTTGATCAGCGAGTCGGTTTGTTCAGATACTGTACTTTGTGTGGTTTGCGACTGCATAGCATAGGCAATTGTCCGCACCTGAGCCGGTCGAACAGGCTCTCCTTCGGGTGGAATCGGCACAATTAACACCGGACAAATGGCTTCGTCGGCTACGTCGGTTGCGGCACTGCCCGCCAGGCGATCAAAAAATGTGCTTAAATCGCTTCGACCCATCACAATCAGATCGGCCAAAATTTCTTTGGCGACATCCAGAATTTCATCATCGACTATACCGATCCGCCATTCTGTTCGCACCGATAGTCCTTCCAGTTTTAAATCGGCTTGGAGTTGCTTTAATCGCTGTTGGCTGATCTGTTCCACTTCCTGCGCTGCCAGCAACCCCAGACCAGGTTCACCCATCGTTGGCAGGGTCGAATCGGGAATCATGGGTTGATTGACATGCAGTAGCGTTATGGTTGCACCTGTTTTGTGAGCAAATAGCCGTGCCCAGTTGAGGGCTGACGCGGAAGTTATCGAAAAATCGGTAGGAAAAAGCAGGTTTGTCATACTTGGTGAACAGGGGTTTGTTAGATGAACAAACGAAAGGCTCAACGTTCCCGACAATCATCCAATTTTATTGCTTTTTCAGCGCACGGCTACTTCTTTAACTCTTCTGGTGGCGTTATGATCCGCCCTGTTCCGCTACCGCTATTCATTTTCTCGACAGCCAGTAACTGTTTCATGGTTTTATCCATGCCTTCAGTTGACCCATCCAGAAAAATGACATTACCGTTGCCATTTTCGGCAAAGTGCTTAATGGCTTCTGTCCAGATTGAGAACAGGATCAGTGATGCATCCAGATTAGCCTCGGTCATGACTTTAGCCGATTCGGCCATACCCTTCGCTACCTCTTCCCGGAACAGGGCAACACCCTGACCACGCAATTGAGAGGCTGTTTTTTCAGCCTCAGCCGAGATTTTAATGGCGTTACCTTCGGCTTCAGCGGCTTTCGTTTTTGTGATCAGCAAAGCCTGGCCTTCGTTTTCGGCAGCTGCTCTCAAATTAGACGAAGCCACTACCTGCGCCATCGACCGCATAATTACCTCATCGAAGGCAATGTCATTCAATTGCAGATCAGTCAGGTGGTAACCCCAGCTTTCGAGTAGCGTATCAAGCTGAGCCTTAACGTGTTCAATAATTTCAGAACGTAGTGCCAGAATTTCTGACTGGCGTTTGGTGGCAACAAAGCTACGGATCGATCCTTCGATGGTTCGAATCAACGCCTGCATAAACGAGGCTTCATCGATAAATTTGAAGGCAACATTTTTGATGGTTTCTTCGCCCTGATTCAGTACCGAATAGACCAGCATTGCTTTAAAGTTCACGTTTGCCTGATCGGCCGTAATTGCCTGAAATGCCAGTTCAACGGAGCGATTCTGAATGGAAATACGTCGGTAAATAACCTCAATAAACGGAATTTTAAAATTCAGACCCGGACCCAGAACACGGGCATATTTCCCGAAAATTGTTACAACAGCCACCGTACCCTGTTGCACGATAACGATGGACAAATAAATAATGATGATTGCCAGGACGGCAAAAATGCCTAAAAAGCTCATATAGTGACGTGGTTAAACACAAAAAAGCGGATTCTGTGTTAAGGTACAGAATCCGCTAATACACGTATGAAAAATTTGTTAGATCGGTCAGTTCCTAGTTGCCATGCGCTAGTTCGTAATTAACAACACTCTTTTGCCGGAAGTAGGCCATCATAGCCAGTACAAACCCGGTAAATGCCAGCATAGCTCCTACCAATTGAGGAGACGAATAGCCTAAACCGGCTGCAATTGGCATACCGCCCAGATAAGCACCCAACGCGTTACCGATATTGAAACCCGCCTGACTAACCGATGAAGCCAGCATTTCGGACCCATTGGAGGCCCGGATCATCAGAATCTGAATCGGTGCACCCAATGAGAAAGCAATGGCTCCCGTAATGAAGGTCATGATCAGCAGCGGCACCTTAAAGGGCGCAACCGCATAGACAAGTAACAGACAGATTACCATCAGCAATAGGAATAAAGCCGTGGCCTTAATGGGTGAAATAAAGTCAGCCATACGCCCGGCAATCAGGTTACCCACGGCCATACCTAAACCGGCCAGGACCAGAATCCAGGTGATCTGGTCGCTACTAAAATGAGCAACTTCGGTCAATAACGGAGCGATATAACTGAACCAGGCAAATAGCCCGCCTGTACCAATAGCCGTAATGCCCAGAATCAGCCAGGGTTCTACATGGGTAAACAGTTTGAGGTCTTTGCGAAGATTGGATTCGCCGACTACCGGCATAGCAGGAAGCAGTTTCTGGATGCAGAACATGGTGATCAGCCCAACAGCCGCAATAACCACAAATGTTATGCGCCAGCTCATGGTATGACCAATGTAGGTGCCCAGCGGCACACCAATAATATTAGCAATGGTAAGCCCGGCAAACATCATCGAAATGGCCTGTGCTTCTTTGCCCTTACCCGCTAATCGGCTCGCCACTACCGCCCCAACACCAAAGAACGCACCATGCGGCAGGCCCGATAGCAACCGGGTTATCATCATGGTTTCATAATTGGGGGCAAATGACGACAGGATATTACAAAAGGTAAAGATGGCCATCAGGCCCAGTAGAATCTTTTTAGGCGGATAATTTCCGGCAATCCCAACCAGCAACGGAGCGCCTAACACGACACCAAGCGCATAAGCCGAGATTAAATGACCAGCAACGGGAATCGAGATGCGTAGTGCACTCGCAATATCAGGCAGAATGCCCATCATGACAAATTCGGTCATTCCAATGCCGAAGCCTCCGATGGCGAGAGGCAATAAACTCTTTTTCATTTGCAGCTACTTTTTTCTGACAGCTCGTGCGTTTTACCTCTAAAACGCACCGTAGCCTCCTTAAAACGAAGGCTACTCTATCAGGCAAATAAAAAAAGTACAAAAACGTTCCCAGTTCTATAAATGATCTAATTTATTAGCCAGCCGGTGCAATTGAATGGACTATTAAACAGGAGTAGCATTACTTTTTCTAAAGTACAGCGCTTCCATTTAGCTCTAAATGGCACTATTATCTAAATAAGAGCAATTTCATAAGGCTACTTTGCGCGGAATACAATGGCTGTCCATGATAAATAACAAGCGATAGAATCCTTTAAACTGTATAGACGCATTAAAGCATAATCTTCGTATTATTCAATTCCTAATCTCTATATAAACACACTGAACGTATGTAATATTTGTAAATTATCTCACATTCCCGAAGAAAATTCGTGATCAGAAGTGGTGTAATTACAAAATCCCCAGCCTGACTCAGGCTGGGGATTTTGAATGATTACCTGTTTGATGGTATCGCTTAACCAACACAAAAAAAAAGTCGCCTACAGCATAAAACAGGTTAGTGAGCCAGTAACCAGTTTTCACCAATGCCAATTCCGGTTTCCATCTTCACGGCCATTGGAATCGCATTTCTCATGATGTCGGCAACACGATCACGCAGCAGGTCGATTTCGTCACGGTGAGCATCGAACACCAGTTCATCATGAACGGTCAGAATCATTTTCGACTTTAACCGCTCGGCCTGCATGAATTCATGGATACGAATCATGGCAATCTTGAGCATATCGGCCGCACTGCCCTGGATCGGCGCATTGACCGCATTCCGCTCAGCAAACATCCGGTCAGTCTGGTTTCGTGAGTTGATATCGCGCAGATACCGACGGCGCCCCAAAATCGTTTCGGCATAGCCAAACCCTCGTGCTTTTTCGACGCTCTGGTCCATATAGGCTTTTACAGCCGGAAACTCGGCAAAGTACTCGTCAATGATTTGAGCCGCTTCCTTACGCGGAATTTTTAAGCGCTGACTTAACCCAAAGGCCGAAATACCATAGATAATCCCAAAGTTGATGGTTTTAGCCTTCCGGCGCATCTCGGTCGTCACCTCACTGATCGGCACGTGAAAGACTTTACTGGCCGTTTGTGTATGAATATCTACGTCATTGTTGAAGGCGTCAAGCATGGTCTGGTCGCCACTGAAGGCCGCCATGATCCGCAATTCAATCTGCGAATAATCGGCCGACATAATCACAAACTCCGGTCCGCGCGGCACAAAGGCTTTTCGAATTTCCTGCCCTCGTGGTGTCCGGATCGGGATATTCTGTAAATTAGGATTAACCGACGACAAGCGCCCAGTCGATGCAACAGCCTGATTAAACGACGTATGAATCCGCCCGGTACGTTTACTGATCAGCAACGGCAGGACATCAACGTAGGTGTTTTTGAGTTTGATCAATTCGCGGTAATCCAGAATCTTGCGGGCAATTTCATGCTCGGCTTCCAGTTTCGACAGAATCTCCTCGCCCGTAGCGTATTGGCCGGTTTTGGTCTTTTTGGCGTTCTTATCGAGCTTGAGTTTATCGAACAGGATTTCACCCAGTTGCTTTGGCGAACCGATATTGAATGATTCGCCCGCAATCTCGAAGATCTCCTGCTGCACTTGCCGCATGTCTACTTCAAGCGTCGCCGATAATTCAGCCAGAGCATTGGTATCGATCGCAACGCCTTCTAATTCAAGGTCAGTCAGCACCTGTACAAGCGGCATTTCGACCTGGTCGAAGAGTTTGTATAGGCTGTCCTTTTCAAGTCGGGGCGCAAAGGCTTCTTTTAGCTGAAGGGTGATATCGGCATCCTCGCTTGCATAGTCGACCACTTTCTGCACATCGACTTCCCGCATCGTCAATTGGCCTTTACCTTTTTTGCCGATCAATGCCTCAATCTCAACGGGCTGGTAGTTCAGGTACGTCATCGCCATCATATCCATGTTATGGCGCATCTCCGGCTCGATGAGGTAATGGGCAATCATCGTATCGAACAACTTACCCTGCACTTCGACACCGTATTTTTTGAGCATCAACAGATCATACTTCAGATTCTGCCCGATCTTGCCAATGGTCGGATTTTCGAATACCGGCTTAAACTGATCGACCACGGCCTGAGCCTCGTCACGGTCTTCCGGAACGGGCACATAAAACGCTTCGCCGGTGCGATAAGCAAACGATAGACCAACCAGATCGGCCTCTACCGGATCGATAGCAGTCGTTTCGGAGTCAAAACAGATACTTTCCTGAAGACTCAGATAATGCACCAGGCTGGCCCGCAGTTCGGCCGTATCGACCAGGCGATAATCGTGCTTTACCGATAATATATTCCTCCGGCGCTCAGGCTGTACCTCATCGATCTCATAGTCAGGATACACATCAAGGTAAGCGGGTTGGTCCTGCTCAGTTGCAACACGTTCGCCATCCTCAATCGTGGCAGAATC
This window harbors:
- a CDS encoding SPFH domain-containing protein is translated as MSFLGIFAVLAIIIIYLSIVIVQQGTVAVVTIFGKYARVLGPGLNFKIPFIEVIYRRISIQNRSVELAFQAITADQANVNFKAMLVYSVLNQGEETIKNVAFKFIDEASFMQALIRTIEGSIRSFVATKRQSEILALRSEIIEHVKAQLDTLLESWGYHLTDLQLNDIAFDEVIMRSMAQVVASSNLRAAAENEGQALLITKTKAAEAEGNAIKISAEAEKTASQLRGQGVALFREEVAKGMAESAKVMTEANLDASLILFSIWTEAIKHFAENGNGNVIFLDGSTEGMDKTMKQLLAVEKMNSGSGTGRIITPPEELKK
- a CDS encoding MFS transporter, whose amino-acid sequence is MKKSLLPLAIGGFGIGMTEFVMMGILPDIASALRISIPVAGHLISAYALGVVLGAPLLVGIAGNYPPKKILLGLMAIFTFCNILSSFAPNYETMMITRLLSGLPHGAFFGVGAVVASRLAGKGKEAQAISMMFAGLTIANIIGVPLGTYIGHTMSWRITFVVIAAVGLITMFCIQKLLPAMPVVGESNLRKDLKLFTHVEPWLILGITAIGTGGLFAWFSYIAPLLTEVAHFSSDQITWILVLAGLGMAVGNLIAGRMADFISPIKATALFLLLMVICLLLVYAVAPFKVPLLIMTFITGAIAFSLGAPIQILMIRASNGSEMLASSVSQAGFNIGNALGAYLGGMPIAAGLGYSSPQLVGAMLAFTGFVLAMMAYFRQKSVVNYELAHGN
- a CDS encoding GNAT family N-acetyltransferase, whose translation is MLIRPFKSSDSGQLLAAFRKNIPTAFGVNELGEYAEFLRTNTDPYFVADHDGQVVGACGHYITSDGQVSRICWILTDPDAKGLGVGKALLAYNLGLIRQRSGSQLVECRTSQVAYQFFEKSGFQLQYTEPNVWAPGLDLYFMTLNLQ
- a CDS encoding universal stress protein, whose product is MTNLLFPTDFSITSASALNWARLFAHKTGATITLLHVNQPMIPDSTLPTMGEPGLGLLAAQEVEQISQQRLKQLQADLKLEGLSVRTEWRIGIVDDEILDVAKEILADLIVMGRSDLSTFFDRLAGSAATDVADEAICPVLIVPIPPEGEPVRPAQVRTIAYAMQSQTTQSTVSEQTDSLIKAFDAHLSVLTDDQLDNAHTDLIVMQLYPQSGFLDNLLHPNHTARLIEKSTVPVLVYHK
- the polA gene encoding DNA polymerase I encodes the protein MAKPQKKLFLLDALALIYRAHFAFNKSPRISSRGVNTSAIFGFMNAMIEVLTKEKPTHIGVAFDSSKKTFRHEQFPMYKATRQSQPEDISVATPYIKQIVEAMHIPILILDGYEADDIIGTIAKKAALADFEVYMMTPDKDYGQLVEEHVHIYKPAFMGKPAEKLGVNEILERWQIERIEQVTDMLGLMGDSVDNIPGIPGVGEKTAQKLIADFGSVENLIANADQLKGKLKENVVNFADQGLLSKQLATIHLDVPVAFDEDHLRHTEYDKPRLAALLDELEFRQMKTRLLGGNYDEKPLPEAFKNTAPAQMNLFDSPGGDTPAFLPFPNMGALKPSGANDLPFDFGSGDAVATPTGKPKEKRTSVKAPAASASAATPDFVTDSATIEDGERVATEQDQPAYLDVYPDYEIDEVQPERRRNILSVKHDYRLVDTAELRASLVHYLSLQESICFDSETTAIDPVEADLVGLSFAYRTGEAFYVPVPEDRDEAQAVVDQFKPVFENPTIGKIGQNLKYDLLMLKKYGVEVQGKLFDTMIAHYLIEPEMRHNMDMMAMTYLNYQPVEIEALIGKKGKGQLTMREVDVQKVVDYASEDADITLQLKEAFAPRLEKDSLYKLFDQVEMPLVQVLTDLELEGVAIDTNALAELSATLEVDMRQVQQEIFEIAGESFNIGSPKQLGEILFDKLKLDKNAKKTKTGQYATGEEILSKLEAEHEIARKILDYRELIKLKNTYVDVLPLLISKRTGRIHTSFNQAVASTGRLSSVNPNLQNIPIRTPRGQEIRKAFVPRGPEFVIMSADYSQIELRIMAAFSGDQTMLDAFNNDVDIHTQTASKVFHVPISEVTTEMRRKAKTINFGIIYGISAFGLSQRLKIPRKEAAQIIDEYFAEFPAVKAYMDQSVEKARGFGYAETILGRRRYLRDINSRNQTDRMFAERNAVNAPIQGSAADMLKIAMIRIHEFMQAERLKSKMILTVHDELVFDAHRDEIDLLRDRVADIMRNAIPMAVKMETGIGIGENWLLAH